In Nicotiana tabacum cultivar K326 chromosome 2, ASM71507v2, whole genome shotgun sequence, the following proteins share a genomic window:
- the LOC107786624 gene encoding pentatricopeptide repeat-containing protein At2g22410, mitochondrial-like, which produces MIRGYASSFNPSKAMSFYVKMLQFGFVPNNYTFPFVIKALSRTKDYFFGEALHCSVIKFGHIFDLHIANSLLHMYASFGLSNDIMILFDEIPEPDIVSWNVLIDNLGQNGFFYEVLGAVNEMCRYGVEPNSVTLLGLVSSCLKTGDFGIGKLIHLYVIKKGIHISENLENGLIDMYAKFGDMESADKLFNRMQIKTVVTWTSLLVGFIQKGELAKASVIFNHMPKDITAYNVMLNGYAEARDMSSAEMIFRAMPNRDLVSWNTMIVGYTQSKKYMKSLELLREMLWFGLKPDRITLVGLFSVCGYAGVLRIGEAVHSFVEKQNIKEEEVEVALLDMYSKCGDPEKALRVFETIPRKSVLAWTNMIVGVAMNGLANEALMLFNQMCDEGIKPNEITFLGVLCGCSYAGLVKEGKWLFNAMSQVHGITPRFEHYGCMVDLLGRAGLLKEAEMFIQDMPEKADAGIWGALLGACKMHGEVQLGEKIAKIVTQMDPYHSGRYILLSNIYAAENRWIDAEKVRKKMKSSGIHKTPGFSLVEMKGEMHQFIVGNHSL; this is translated from the coding sequence ATGATTAGGGGTTATGCTTCTAGTTTTAATCCAAGTAAAGCAATgagtttttatgttaaaatgttgcaatttGGCTTTGTTCCTAATAATTATACATTCCCTTTTGTGATTAAAGCTTTGTCTAGGACTAAAGATTACTTTTTTGGTGAAGCCTTACATTGTTCAGTTATTAAATTTGGACATATTTTCGACCTACATATAGCTAATTCACTTTTACATATGTATGCTAGTTTTGGTTTGTCCAATGATATTATGATTCTGTTTGATGAAATTCCTGAACCAGATATAGTTTCTTGGAATGTGTTAATTGATAATCTTGGTCAAAATGGGTTTTTTTATGAGGTTCTTGGTGCAGTCAATGAGATGTGTCGATACGGGGTTGAGCCTAATTCGGTTACACTTCTTGGACTTGTCTCGTCGTGCTTGAAAACGGGGGATTTTGGTATAGGGAAGTTGATTCATCTGTATGTAATAAAGAAAGGGATACACATTAGTGAGAACCTTGAAAATGGTTTGATTGATATGTATGCTAAGTTTGGAGATATGGAATCAGCTGACAAACTGTTCAATAGGATGCAAATAAAGACAGTGGTAACGTGGACTTCACTTCTTGTTGGTTTTATACAAAAAGGTGAACTAGCAAAAGCTAGTGTAATTTTTAATCATATGCCTAAGGATATTACTGCTTATAATGTCATGCTTAATGGATATGCTGAGGCTCGCGATATGAGTTCAGCCGAAATGATCTTTAGAGCAATGCCAAATAGAGATTTGGTTTCTTGGAACACTATGATTGTTGGCTATACTCAAAGCAAGAAGTATATGAAATCCTTAGAGCTGCTAAGAGAAATGCTCTGGTTCGGATTGAAACCTGATCGGATAACATTAGTTGGGTTGTTCTCAGTATGTGGATATGCAGGTGTACTGCGTATTGGTGAAGCCGTTCATTCTTTCGTGGAAAAGCAGAACATAAAGGAGGAAGAAGTTGAGGTAGCTTTGTTAGATATGTATAGCAAGTGTGGTGATCCTGAGAAAGCTCTTAGAGTATTTGAAACGATACCAAGAAAGTCGGTGCTAGCTTGGACTAACATGATTGTAGGAGTAGCAATGAATGGTCTTGCAAATGAAGCTCTAATGTTGTTCAATCAAATGTGTGATGAGGGAATAAAGCCTAATGAGATAACATTTTTAGGTGTTTTATGTGGTTGTAGTTATGCAGGTTTAGTAAAAGAAGGTAAATGGTTGTTCAATGCTATGAGTCAAGTACATGGTATTACACCAAGATTTGAGCATTATGGTTGTATGGTTGATCTTCTTGGCCGAGCCGGTTTGCTAAAGGAAGCAGAGATGTTTATTCAAGATATGCCAGAAAAGGCTGATGCTGGAATCTGGGGTGCATTATTAGGAGCTTGTAAAATGCATGGTGAGGTTCAATTAGGTGAAAAGATAGCCAAGATTGTAACTCAAATGGACCCTTATCATTCGGGGCGTTACATTCTTCTCTCCAATATTTATGCTGCAGAAAATAGATGGATTGATGCTGAAAAAGTAAGGAAGAAGATGAAAAGTTCAGGTATACATAAAACTCCAGGCTTTAGCTTGGTTGAGATGAAAGGTGAAATGCATCAATTTATAGTAGGCAATCATTCTCTATGA
- the LOC107786629 gene encoding thioredoxin-like 3-3 isoform X1: MGEEQGNLKTATGDENLKDIFHSIRTTKNPAVINYGASWCRVCNQILPTFQELSKKFPKLSFIYADIDECPETTQNIRFTPTFHFYRDGERVDEMFGGGEERLYDRLWLHS, encoded by the exons ATGGGTGAAGAGCAGGGGAACTTGAAGACAGCCACAGGTGACGAAAATCTCAAGGACATTTTTCACAGTATTAGAACAACTAAAAATCCG GCTGTAATCAATTATGGGGCTTCTTG GTGCCGTGTCTGCAACCAGATCCTTCCTACATTTCAGGAGTTGAGCAAGAAGTTCCCAAAACTCTCTTTCATATATGCTGATATCGATGAATGTCCAGAGACAACTCAAAACATTCGTTTCACGCCAACTTTTCATTTCTACAGAGATGGTGAGAGGGTTGATGAGATGTTTGGTGGAGGAGAAGAGCGATTGTACGACCGTCTGTGGTTGCACTCTTAG
- the LOC107786629 gene encoding thioredoxin-like 3-3 isoform X2 codes for MGEEQGNLKTATDNNELKILGKLCLQAVINYGASWCRVCNQILPTFQELSKKFPKLSFIYADIDECPETTQNIRFTPTFHFYRDGERVDEMFGGGEERLYDRLWLHS; via the exons ATGGGTGAAGAGCAGGGGAACTTGAAGACAGCCACAG ATAATAATGAATTGAAGATTTTGGGAAAACTGTGTTTGCAGGCTGTAATCAATTATGGGGCTTCTTG GTGCCGTGTCTGCAACCAGATCCTTCCTACATTTCAGGAGTTGAGCAAGAAGTTCCCAAAACTCTCTTTCATATATGCTGATATCGATGAATGTCCAGAGACAACTCAAAACATTCGTTTCACGCCAACTTTTCATTTCTACAGAGATGGTGAGAGGGTTGATGAGATGTTTGGTGGAGGAGAAGAGCGATTGTACGACCGTCTGTGGTTGCACTCTTAG
- the LOC107786628 gene encoding S-adenosylmethionine synthase 3: protein METFLFTSESVNEGHPDKLCDQVSDAILDACLEQDPESKVACETCTKTNMVMVFGEITTKATVDYEKIVRDTCRGIGFTSADVGLDADNCKVLVNIEQQSPDIAQGVHGHLTKKPEEIGAGDQGHMFGYATDETPELMPLTHVLATKLGAKLTEVRKNKTCPWLRPDGKTQVTVEYKNDNGAMVPIRVHTVLISTQHDETVTNDQIAQDLKEHVIKPVIPAQYLDENTIFHLNPSGRFVIGGPHGDAGLTGRKIIIDTYGGWGAHGGGAFSGKDPTKVDRSGAYIVRQAAKSVVASGLARRCIVQVSYAIGVAEPLSVFVDTYKTGTIPDKDILALIKENFDFRPGMMSINLDLLRGGNFRYQKTAAYGHFGRDDPDFTWETVKSLKPKA, encoded by the coding sequence ATGGAAACTTTCTTGTTCACCTCAGAGTCAGTCAATGAAGGCCACCCCGACAAGCTCTGTGACCAGGTCTCAGATGCAATTCTTGATGCTTGCTTAGAACAGGATCCAGAAAGCAAGGTTGCATGTGAAACCTGCACAAAGACAAACATGGTTATGGTCTTTGGAGAGATCACAACCAAGGCCACTGTCGACTATGAGAAGATAGTACGTGACACATGCAGAGGCATCGGGTTCACCTCAGCAGATGTCGGCCTTGACGCTGACAACTGCAAGGTCCTTGTCAACATTGAGCAGCAGAGCCCTGACATTGCCCAAGGTGTTCACGGGCATCTTACCAAGAAACCAGAAGAGATTGGAGCTGGTGACCAAGGTCACATGTTTGGCTATGCCACTGATGAAACTCCAGAGCTCATGCCCCTTACCCATGTTTTGGCCACTAAGCTTGGCGCCAAGCTTACTGAAGTGAGAAAGAACAAGACTTGCCCATGGCTCAGACCAGATGGCAAGACCCAAGTTACTGTTGAGTACAAGAACGACAATGGTGCCATGGTCCCCATTAGAGTTCACACTGTTCTCATCTCTACTCAACATGACGAAACTGTCACAAACGACCAGATTGCCCAGGACTTGAAAGAGCATGTGATTAAACCTGTGATCCCAGCTCAGTACCTTGATGAGAATACCATCTTCCACCTCAACCCATCAGGTCGCTTCGTCATCGGTGGACCACACGGAGATGCTGGACTTACCGGCAGGAAAATTATCATTGACACCTACGGAGGCTGGGGTGCCCATGGTGGAGGTGCTTTCTCAGGAAAGGATCCTACTAAGGTGGACAGGAGTGGTGCTTATATTGTTAGACAGGCAGCAAAGAGTGTGGTCGCCTCAGGACTTGCTCGCCGCTGTATTGTGCAGGTTTCTTATGCTATCGGTGTGGCTGAACCACTTTCCGTGTTTGTTGACACTTACAAGACTGGAACAATTCCAGACAAGGATATTTTGGCTCTGATCAAGGAGAACTTTGACTTCAGGCCTGGAATGATGTCAATCAATCTTGACTTGTTAAGAGGAGGCAACTTCAGGTACCAGAAGACTGCAGCTTATGGTCACTTTGGCCGTGATGACCCCGACTTCACATGGGAGACTGTCAAGAGCCTCAAGCCTAAAGCTTAA